The Methanocorpusculum vombati genome segment ATCACCACGGCGTCGGTAGGCGATGCGCCGGCGGGAAGTTTTCGATCCATCAGCACCTGCATCTTTGTCTCCGTCACCGTGATCATTGCCCCAAGCAGTGCCGTGTCCGACAACGGCCTGTCCGAGGTGACAATAATATTGATGGTGCGGTTGCTGTCCGAAACACCCGCGGTGACAAATACGGTGATGTAGTCATAGCGGGCAACACAGAGATTGGTGATCGGAACTGCAGTCAGTAGTCCGAAGTGCGGCTGAAGAAATCCCTGCACAGTTGCGACCCGATCAATCGCAAGCGCGGCATCACCGGAAAAGTTCCGGGGAACGGTGATGTTCAGGATCGTTCTGACGTCGGCAATGCCGCCGTCAATTCCGCTGCTTGCCGCACGAAAATTACCGCGGACGATCAGGACATCATCTCTGAGATAGTATCGCATGGACGTCAGACTTCTTTGAGGTAGGAGTAAAGCGAAAAATACTCAACAATTGCTTTTTCAACCGGGGCTTGCGGTTCGGGTTTTTTGTCGAAGATCTTTCCGAGGATTCCTTTCTTCTGATCCGCAGCGGGAGCCGGTTCGGGGTCAACCGTGACAGTTTTCACACTCCGGTACCCGCGGGGAATTTCACCGGCGGGAACGAACCCGCATTTGGTCAGGAAGTTCATCGCGGCAGGGTTGAGAGCCGGGATGCGGTTACAGACGATCGCGGCAAAGCCGAGGTCGCGGGCGGTCTGTAGGGAGTGTTCGCACATTTTTTTGCCGACGCCAAGGTTGCGGAAGGAGAACTTCACCGCATAGATGACCTCGGCGATGTGCGATCCTTTGCCGGGGTTGAGTTTGCGGAGCAGATAGATGCCCGCAACTTCACTGCCGATCTTTGCACAAAAGACGCCGCGGAACTGATCAAGGAAGGTTCCCATTTCCTCCGGGGAGAGAGGGGTTTCTTCAAGAAATGCATCACCCTCGGCAATGATGGAGTTCCAGACCGTCATGACGCTGTAGAGATCGGATGGTTCGTAGGGACGGATGGTGATATTCATGCTAATACAGTTATTGGGATGATTATGGTATAAGAGCAATCCGGTCTTCAGAACGCGCCGTCCTGTTCAAAACTTCTGCCGAACCGAAGGGCGAGTTCTGCTTTGTAGAGTTCTTTTCCAAGATACGCGGCGTGATCGAGCAGTGAAACGCCGTCTTCGGCAAGGATTGCGGAGAAGACGTCATACCAGTTTGTACCGGAGATGGCATGACCGCCCCGGACGGCGACGATTCTGCCGTCCTCAACGCCGATGCGGAAGTTGCCGCAGGGGTCATATGCGGCAAGATCGTCTGATGCTTTGGGTGCGTCAGAGATGGTTGTGTAGACCAGCGGTGGTTCGCGGCGGCGGCGTTTTTCCTTGAGGATCAGGACGTCCACGCCGGCGTCCTTGGGATAGGGCCGTCCCCGCGAGAGTGCGGTCATCTCAACAGCACGCCGCATCTCGCGGGTTGCGCCGCGGGTTTTGTCGGAGTGTGCGGAGACGAGGACAGCAGCCGCACCGCACTCTTCAGCTGCGGCGGCGAGCAGAGCACACATGCCCGGACTGTCGGCGTCAACCATCTCCACCACGTTGACGCAGCCAAGAACTTTGGGACAGCCGAACTCCGG includes the following:
- a CDS encoding GNAT family N-acetyltransferase, giving the protein MNITIRPYEPSDLYSVMTVWNSIIAEGDAFLEETPLSPEEMGTFLDQFRGVFCAKIGSEVAGIYLLRKLNPGKGSHIAEVIYAVKFSFRNLGVGKKMCEHSLQTARDLGFAAIVCNRIPALNPAAMNFLTKCGFVPAGEIPRGYRSVKTVTVDPEPAPAADQKKGILGKIFDKKPEPQAPVEKAIVEYFSLYSYLKEV